One Lysinibacillus fusiformis genomic window carries:
- a CDS encoding collagen binding domain-containing protein, whose amino-acid sequence MKKLNLAIIIMLLVFQTVLSPISVFAAEPEQLPVDSNSAEVVENVDPTNPTTTGDSNEQITSSEGSNTSDPTEVTGVDGEDSDSATTESTEEDDETSTESTEESEEASSEQKLQEQLVEKPTVLAVKSLSATDINVQNVEIGTQSDGKLPIIGDQYLLDTEVGELSKMYSIEFDFSLPENHSVQPGDYYAFTVPTAFKLDTVSNIDIVSSNGEVFAKYSIDATGNVTIEFTDAVRNEAGEARPINDGKFFQAWALADSVKTGALTKDYPFDINGQKTFTISIPNSGGKEIEKSNGTHDKNATTVKWHVDVNTKTEDITGQQLTDSLETDIVPSSIVVYELIPTLNNGVVVFTESNSPATEGYGLTSNSFPITFTGAENKKAYRIYYETTVTDAQREAFYAGTTQISNTATKNGITTDPKFATLSFDKPITKSAGDYHSTTGTIDWKIEVNADGRDISTGVKVEDTLTLPEAIDVSKDGKIMEFDQGSISISPAPASPPEVDVTDNTLTIKFKPSTGNEKEKHTILYKTKDEVVDQSYQVKNSAEISYTGSTSSYKADSVTKSVTPNMLSKSGSNLGTIDYLNKKINWKLIFNGSGYSGVSNVTITDTFESGKYLKMYEDEFVAQNPTTICSGTLTTGCFNLQLIDADSNTESGKTFTTQGFTLTLVGKVDNTVTFNYPTYFDSTKTYAGNNVKNSVSVDWTKDNINYQDNKAEFTANFNTFTQNNGKKIGIYNPIDKTVEWELDINYNKHSLTNPTIVDTFGEKQTIADLSSVKVYLLTLKSENQEPQQSTEFHNFDIVSTGMNTKGHTGFKLAFKETINQPYRIVYTTEYKEQFIGEFSDANNTAKNKATLTVQGSTEPLTNYDVVGPPVTNAGQYFTKNGRDIVNTDYLEWKFALNKSQSYIKKDSTIKDTLNDGQVLVTDFTGLPALNGITAGRETFVVKQKAYTRSNNSFSESWVTLTSAEVAELFEITIAGDNKSFDFKLKQDINHEYEISYVANITASSQSTITNTYEYNFSGNEVKTKTETISQAVTYQWSGATGDFKNYKINLVKQDADDATKKLANVSFDLYIGKEPNLILVKSATTDADGKLDFGDLKWGTYTLKETAPQPGYTSDFQVDSHSYGSQYTFTTSGKNQMITLTVKNKKRDQHVTITTENKCGGIVEGATFVLYEKDVTDNTYKPYKGTETNSTLVTGIDGKIQFSVDSEGKSELLPEGEYKIVQKTTPNQYVLPADADATKTFTITENQTEPVDLTFFNDCTYCPIFTLTVDGVDEGHIVEIVSGTNKINLGTTDATGKVISNGQIPRGKHNVFVDGNYVGEITIDENCVAQVTIPNTCEVTFINKNGGDDVTASSEYKVITKQGVTIVENVKSDVDGKIVIPKLPVGDYELVQGKVPTGFLPTVEPIEFSVKDKGNNACDTSNVIEIPVTPTKACPIFILTIQNASGIGRPDVLFTIKDLKNNDIATGKTNQQGMATIPYTVEPGTYRVYDSNNVFLGTITVLDTCVATVKPSTGGGGWIPPTEPSVNPENPNPNPGKPDPEKPVNPENPNPGKPDPGKPVNPENPNPGKPDPGKPVDPENLNPGKPDPGKPVNPENPNPGKPDPGKPVDPENPNPGKPDPEKPVNPENPNPEKPADPGNQNPGSPGDSNGGSVTPNNPGKSVQEVIDQGKNLPPYNATTKPSQNTLDKYKDFLNKYAQLSKEDQSAVNKAVDIENIKEAVKQMETKLAKGKLPQTSGADQTAMIAIGLLLIAISVFFLRRRHTETK is encoded by the coding sequence ATGAAGAAATTAAATTTAGCAATTATCATAATGTTGCTCGTGTTCCAAACGGTGCTCTCACCGATTTCTGTGTTTGCGGCAGAACCTGAGCAGCTACCCGTAGATTCAAACAGTGCAGAAGTGGTAGAAAATGTTGATCCAACGAATCCAACAACAACTGGGGATTCAAACGAGCAAATTACTTCATCAGAAGGTTCGAATACATCTGATCCTACTGAGGTTACTGGAGTTGATGGGGAAGATAGTGACTCAGCAACAACAGAATCAACTGAAGAAGATGATGAAACTTCAACTGAATCAACTGAAGAAAGTGAAGAAGCTTCGTCAGAACAAAAACTACAAGAACAACTAGTAGAAAAGCCAACAGTGTTAGCAGTAAAAAGTTTGTCTGCAACTGATATCAACGTTCAGAATGTAGAAATTGGCACACAATCAGACGGAAAACTCCCTATCATTGGAGACCAATATCTTTTAGACACAGAAGTTGGCGAGTTGTCTAAAATGTACTCTATCGAATTTGATTTTTCTTTGCCAGAAAATCATAGTGTTCAACCAGGTGACTATTATGCATTCACTGTACCAACTGCATTTAAATTAGATACAGTATCGAATATTGATATCGTATCTTCTAATGGTGAAGTTTTTGCGAAATATTCAATTGATGCTACTGGAAACGTAACAATCGAGTTTACAGACGCAGTTCGAAATGAAGCTGGTGAGGCCCGCCCTATTAATGATGGTAAATTCTTTCAAGCATGGGCTCTTGCAGATTCAGTTAAAACAGGAGCTTTAACAAAAGACTATCCATTTGATATTAACGGGCAAAAGACATTTACTATTTCAATTCCTAACTCAGGAGGGAAGGAAATTGAAAAGTCTAATGGTACTCACGATAAGAATGCAACTACTGTGAAATGGCATGTGGATGTTAATACAAAAACTGAAGACATTACTGGGCAGCAATTAACAGATTCCCTAGAAACTGATATTGTTCCTTCATCTATCGTAGTATATGAATTAATACCTACATTAAATAATGGAGTAGTTGTTTTTACAGAATCTAATTCTCCTGCAACAGAAGGATACGGCCTGACATCAAATAGCTTCCCAATTACATTTACAGGGGCGGAAAATAAAAAGGCATACCGTATTTACTACGAAACAACTGTTACAGATGCACAGAGAGAGGCATTTTATGCAGGGACAACACAAATTAGCAATACAGCTACAAAGAATGGCATAACAACTGATCCGAAGTTTGCAACACTGAGCTTTGATAAACCAATTACGAAAAGTGCTGGAGATTATCATTCAACAACAGGCACAATTGATTGGAAAATTGAAGTAAATGCAGATGGTCGTGATATTTCAACAGGTGTAAAAGTTGAAGATACACTAACATTACCTGAAGCGATTGATGTATCTAAAGATGGAAAAATCATGGAATTTGATCAAGGGTCCATCTCGATTTCACCTGCTCCCGCATCACCTCCTGAAGTTGATGTTACGGATAATACTTTAACAATAAAATTTAAGCCATCTACAGGTAATGAAAAGGAAAAACATACAATTCTTTATAAAACTAAAGATGAAGTAGTTGATCAGTCGTACCAAGTAAAAAACAGTGCGGAAATCTCTTATACTGGCAGCACAAGTAGCTATAAAGCAGATTCGGTGACAAAATCAGTTACACCAAATATGCTCTCTAAAAGTGGTAGCAACTTAGGGACAATTGACTATTTAAATAAAAAAATTAATTGGAAACTTATATTTAATGGTAGTGGTTATTCAGGAGTATCGAATGTAACAATTACAGATACCTTTGAAAGTGGAAAGTACCTAAAGATGTATGAGGATGAATTTGTAGCCCAAAATCCAACGACAATTTGTTCGGGAACTTTGACTACGGGTTGCTTTAATTTACAATTGATAGACGCAGATTCCAACACAGAGAGTGGTAAAACGTTTACGACGCAAGGTTTCACGTTAACATTAGTAGGAAAAGTAGATAATACAGTAACATTTAATTATCCAACTTACTTTGATTCAACAAAAACCTATGCTGGGAATAACGTGAAAAATTCAGTCTCTGTTGATTGGACAAAAGATAATATAAACTATCAAGATAACAAGGCGGAGTTTACAGCCAACTTTAATACTTTTACTCAAAATAACGGTAAAAAAATTGGGATTTATAATCCAATAGATAAAACTGTTGAGTGGGAATTGGATATTAACTATAACAAACATAGCTTAACTAATCCTACAATCGTCGATACGTTTGGTGAAAAGCAAACAATAGCTGATTTAAGCAGTGTTAAAGTGTACTTGTTAACATTGAAAAGCGAAAATCAAGAACCACAACAGTCTACAGAATTTCATAACTTTGATATTGTAAGTACTGGTATGAATACAAAAGGTCATACTGGCTTTAAATTGGCATTTAAAGAAACGATTAATCAGCCATATCGTATTGTTTATACCACAGAATATAAAGAACAGTTCATTGGTGAGTTTTCAGATGCTAATAATACTGCTAAAAATAAGGCAACATTAACTGTTCAAGGCAGTACAGAGCCACTTACAAACTATGATGTAGTAGGACCACCAGTAACAAATGCTGGTCAATACTTCACTAAAAATGGTCGAGATATTGTAAATACAGATTATTTAGAATGGAAATTTGCTTTAAATAAGAGTCAATCTTATATAAAGAAAGATTCAACAATTAAAGATACGTTAAATGATGGACAGGTACTTGTAACAGACTTCACAGGTTTACCCGCATTAAATGGAATTACTGCAGGACGTGAAACTTTTGTAGTGAAACAAAAGGCTTATACACGTAGTAACAATTCATTTTCTGAGAGCTGGGTAACATTAACATCTGCAGAAGTAGCGGAACTATTTGAAATCACCATTGCTGGAGATAATAAAAGTTTCGACTTTAAATTAAAGCAAGATATTAATCACGAATATGAAATATCATATGTTGCAAACATCACTGCTTCTTCACAGTCTACAATAACAAACACATATGAATATAACTTTAGTGGTAATGAAGTGAAAACTAAAACAGAAACAATCTCACAAGCAGTAACCTATCAATGGTCAGGTGCAACTGGTGATTTTAAAAACTATAAAATAAACTTAGTAAAACAAGATGCTGATGACGCAACGAAAAAATTAGCAAATGTTAGCTTTGATTTATATATAGGTAAAGAGCCTAACTTAATTTTAGTTAAGTCTGCAACTACTGATGCGGATGGGAAACTTGACTTTGGTGATCTGAAGTGGGGCACATATACATTAAAAGAAACAGCACCACAACCAGGTTATACAAGTGATTTCCAAGTAGACTCACACTCGTATGGATCACAATACACTTTTACAACAAGTGGTAAAAATCAAATGATTACACTAACTGTAAAAAATAAAAAACGTGATCAGCATGTAACAATTACTACTGAAAATAAATGTGGTGGTATTGTAGAGGGCGCTACGTTTGTACTTTATGAGAAGGATGTAACGGATAATACGTATAAGCCATATAAGGGAACAGAAACTAACTCTACATTAGTAACAGGTATTGATGGTAAGATTCAATTCTCAGTTGATTCCGAGGGTAAGTCAGAACTGCTTCCTGAAGGCGAATACAAAATTGTACAAAAAACGACACCTAATCAGTACGTTCTTCCTGCTGACGCAGACGCAACAAAAACGTTTACTATTACTGAAAATCAAACAGAACCAGTGGATCTTACTTTCTTCAATGATTGTACGTATTGTCCAATTTTTACACTAACAGTAGATGGTGTAGATGAAGGGCATATAGTAGAAATCGTAAGTGGCACAAATAAAATTAATTTAGGTACTACTGATGCAACTGGTAAGGTAATTTCAAATGGTCAAATTCCAAGAGGTAAACACAATGTATTCGTAGATGGTAATTACGTTGGAGAAATCACAATCGATGAAAATTGTGTTGCTCAAGTGACAATTCCAAATACATGTGAGGTCACATTTATTAATAAAAATGGCGGTGATGATGTTACAGCCTCGTCTGAATATAAAGTAATAACGAAGCAAGGTGTTACAATTGTTGAAAATGTTAAATCAGATGTAGATGGCAAAATCGTTATACCAAAATTACCAGTAGGAGATTATGAGCTTGTTCAAGGGAAAGTTCCTACAGGTTTTTTACCAACCGTTGAACCAATCGAATTTTCAGTGAAGGATAAAGGAAATAACGCTTGTGATACTTCTAATGTAATAGAAATTCCGGTAACACCTACAAAAGCTTGCCCAATCTTCATATTAACCATTCAAAATGCTAGTGGTATAGGACGTCCTGACGTTTTATTCACAATCAAAGATTTAAAAAATAACGATATTGCAACTGGAAAAACAAATCAGCAAGGTATGGCTACAATTCCATATACAGTTGAGCCAGGTACGTATAGAGTTTATGATAGCAATAATGTGTTCCTAGGAACCATTACGGTGTTAGATACATGTGTTGCTACAGTGAAACCATCAACTGGAGGTGGTGGTTGGATTCCACCAACAGAACCATCTGTTAATCCAGAAAATCCAAATCCAAATCCCGGAAAACCAGATCCGGAGAAACCAGTTAATCCGGAAAATCCAAACCCAGGAAAACCAGATCCAGGAAAACCAGTTAATCCGGAAAATCCGAACCCAGGAAAACCAGATCCAGGAAAACCAGTTGATCCGGAAAATCTGAACCCAGGAAAACCAGATCCAGGAAAACCAGTTAATCCGGAAAATCCGAACCCAGGAAAACCAGATCCAGGGAAACCGGTTGATCCAGAAAATCCGAACCCCGGGAAACCAGATCCAGAGAAACCAGTTAATCCGGAAAATCCGAACCCAGAAAAACCAGCTGATCCAGGCAATCAAAACCCAGGGAGTCCTGGAGATTCAAATGGTGGCTCAGTAACGCCAAATAATCCTGGTAAATCTGTACAGGAAGTAATTGATCAAGGTAAAAACTTACCTCCCTACAATGCAACAACAAAGCCGAGTCAAAATACTTTAGATAAGTACAAAGATTTCTTAAACAAGTATGCTCAACTTTCTAAGGAAGACCAATCAGCGGTTAACAAAGCTGTGGATATTGAAAATATAAAAGAAGCTGTGAAGCAAATGGAAACTAAACTTGCAAAAGGGAAACTTCCACAAACGAGTGGCGCAGACCAAACTGCTATGATTGCAATTGGTTTATTGTTAATAGCGATCAGCGTATTCTTCTTACGCCGTCGTCATACAGAAACAAAATAA
- a CDS encoding class A sortase — translation MKKLKLILLICMLIIGLLLIFINPIQNAIIAHLSDQLNTTDYSTEDIEENKNAAADFEFEAVQSLSIGEVLKAKASIDDLPIIGSIVIPNVQLQLPILKGVGKSVLAVGAGTMKPTQQLGKGNYALASHYFKGKDILFGPLYHTEIGDLIYLTDLTNIYEYKLSVKEIIEATDVFVIEDTENTILTLITCTEDGKQRLMVQADFVAQYPLNEAPGVLTNALSLS, via the coding sequence ATGAAGAAACTTAAACTCATTCTCCTCATTTGTATGCTAATCATCGGCCTGCTACTCATTTTTATTAACCCTATTCAAAATGCTATTATTGCTCATTTGAGCGACCAATTAAATACAACTGATTACAGCACCGAAGATATTGAAGAAAACAAAAATGCAGCTGCAGATTTTGAATTCGAAGCGGTGCAATCTCTATCCATTGGTGAGGTGTTAAAAGCTAAAGCATCCATTGATGACCTTCCAATTATCGGTAGCATTGTTATTCCAAATGTACAATTGCAATTACCTATTCTAAAAGGTGTTGGCAAATCTGTACTTGCTGTCGGTGCAGGCACAATGAAGCCCACTCAACAATTAGGTAAAGGTAATTATGCATTAGCTAGTCATTATTTTAAAGGCAAAGACATTCTGTTTGGCCCTCTCTATCATACAGAGATTGGTGATCTAATTTACTTAACAGATTTAACAAATATTTATGAATACAAGTTGTCTGTGAAAGAAATAATCGAAGCGACTGATGTTTTTGTTATTGAGGATACTGAAAACACGATATTAACACTTATTACATGTACAGAGGATGGTAAACAGCGACTCATGGTACAGGCTGATTTTGTCGCGCAATATCCACTAAACGAGGCACCAGGAGTGCTTACGAATGCATTGTCACTCAGCTAA
- a CDS encoding 2-hydroxymuconate tautomerase, producing the protein MPYVTVKMIEGRTEEQKRALVKEVTEAVSRTVNAPVENVTVFIEEMSKNHYGVAGVRFSDK; encoded by the coding sequence ATGCCATACGTAACAGTGAAAATGATTGAAGGCCGTACAGAAGAACAAAAGCGTGCCCTAGTAAAGGAAGTAACAGAAGCCGTTTCACGCACAGTAAACGCACCTGTTGAAAACGTAACAGTTTTCATCGAAGAAATGTCTAAAAACCATTACGGCGTTGCAGGCGTTCGCTTTAGCGATAAATAA
- a CDS encoding YwhD family protein: MANEEKPKQKMGFTIIKNDPTDGHKGFGVGSLSLENVSPVIIDIEEGRASVEIGAMHARSDVERGIKFTTDRADSEGGKPYWLVWVTIDHKADGPYYAGVTACEMVVNREKRRGYKILADHVNKMDKSMKRHIIVEHMDAPSKKILASFLEELNPELWTRSEEQLRQDLFV, from the coding sequence ATGGCAAATGAAGAAAAACCAAAACAAAAAATGGGTTTTACTATTATAAAAAATGATCCAACGGATGGGCATAAAGGCTTTGGTGTTGGATCGCTTTCACTCGAAAACGTGTCACCGGTCATTATTGATATAGAAGAGGGTAGGGCATCGGTCGAAATTGGTGCTATGCATGCGCGTAGTGATGTAGAACGAGGTATTAAATTTACGACAGATCGTGCTGATTCTGAGGGTGGTAAGCCGTACTGGTTAGTATGGGTGACAATTGATCATAAAGCGGATGGACCTTACTATGCGGGGGTAACAGCCTGTGAAATGGTAGTAAATCGAGAAAAACGTCGTGGTTATAAAATTCTAGCTGATCACGTAAACAAAATGGATAAATCAATGAAACGTCATATAATTGTAGAGCATATGGATGCTCCTTCCAAAAAAATACTTGCTTCTTTCCTTGAAGAGCTCAATCCAGAGCTTTGGACACGTAGTGAAGAGCAATTACGTCAAGACTTATTTGTATAA
- a CDS encoding transglycosylase domain-containing protein, translating into MKRKSYQRKQKRVKRTRRAFTLFVTFASAIVVAFIALRVYIQVAGAPPLTVPKASIFLDENENQIGDHFTNERRYWVDLDDMSPYLVEAAVAVEDKDFYKHSGFDFSRIAGAILVDIKAGSKVQGASTITQQYARNLYLSHEKSWTRKANEALYAYRLEVFYDKDEILEGYLNTVYYGHGMYGVEAASRYYYGKSASDLTLAEASMLAGVPKGPSIYSPIANLEKATNRQHVILKLMADQGAITQAEKTRAEDEQLVLKNDMWVASKSVAPYFLDVAWQEASEILKTKNLDISEGGWTIQTTLNQGHQTAAEEAVASNMPANDLQAAFVSMESKTGAVTALVGGRDYATSSFNRVTQAKRQPGSTIKPILYAAALENGYTPLTFLDVGQTTFTYDNGRATYAPKNVNGEFADHDMTLAQAIAISDNIYAVKTLEDIGFKTFHDMANRFSVNIGAKDNLSLALGTVETTLYEMSNAYNILASQGQKTLPTTIISIKNANGDIIYENKEVDKKAETVISKEDAYVLTEMMTGIFDPVFSDYSPATGIAIRSRMTHTYAAKSGSTNSDQWLIGYTPNLTAGVWNGYDQGKNLSAKEDMAATKQIWIDFMENVNKGTKNVDFSKPKDVKGVVIDIETGKLATDACPKQRLVYLNTQDIPSEKCTNFDILDSNTWGEFWNILPFSIFKGEG; encoded by the coding sequence ATGAAAAGAAAAAGCTATCAACGTAAGCAAAAGCGTGTGAAACGTACACGTAGAGCATTTACACTTTTTGTCACCTTTGCATCTGCAATTGTAGTAGCATTCATAGCGTTACGCGTCTATATTCAAGTGGCTGGTGCACCGCCATTAACTGTACCAAAAGCTTCTATCTTTTTAGACGAAAACGAAAACCAGATTGGGGATCACTTTACAAATGAGCGTCGTTATTGGGTCGATCTTGATGATATGTCACCCTATTTAGTAGAAGCAGCCGTAGCCGTTGAAGATAAAGATTTTTATAAGCATAGCGGCTTTGACTTTTCCCGTATTGCTGGTGCAATTTTAGTTGATATTAAAGCAGGAAGTAAAGTTCAGGGTGCTAGTACAATCACTCAACAATACGCTCGAAACCTGTACTTATCCCATGAAAAGTCATGGACACGGAAAGCAAACGAGGCACTATATGCTTATAGATTAGAAGTTTTTTATGACAAGGATGAAATACTAGAGGGTTATTTAAACACCGTGTACTATGGGCATGGCATGTATGGCGTAGAAGCAGCTAGTCGATATTACTATGGGAAATCTGCAAGTGATTTAACGCTTGCCGAAGCCTCAATGTTAGCAGGTGTACCGAAAGGTCCAAGTATTTACTCACCAATCGCCAACCTTGAAAAGGCGACCAATCGTCAACATGTAATTTTAAAACTTATGGCCGATCAGGGAGCTATTACCCAGGCCGAAAAGACACGTGCAGAAGATGAGCAACTTGTCTTAAAGAATGATATGTGGGTAGCTTCTAAGTCCGTTGCTCCCTATTTCCTGGACGTAGCTTGGCAAGAAGCTAGTGAAATATTGAAAACAAAAAATCTAGACATCAGTGAAGGTGGCTGGACAATACAAACAACGCTCAACCAAGGACACCAAACGGCAGCAGAAGAAGCAGTTGCTAGTAATATGCCTGCAAATGACCTACAGGCTGCATTCGTCAGCATGGAATCAAAAACAGGTGCTGTCACAGCGCTTGTCGGTGGTCGAGATTATGCAACAAGTTCCTTTAACCGAGTTACACAAGCAAAAAGGCAGCCTGGTTCAACCATTAAACCGATTTTATATGCGGCGGCTTTGGAAAATGGCTATACACCACTGACTTTTTTAGATGTTGGACAAACAACTTTCACCTACGATAATGGCCGCGCAACCTATGCACCTAAAAACGTGAATGGTGAATTTGCAGATCATGATATGACCCTAGCACAGGCCATAGCGATTTCCGATAATATCTATGCGGTAAAAACACTAGAAGATATCGGATTCAAGACCTTCCATGATATGGCGAATCGCTTTAGTGTAAATATTGGTGCGAAAGATAACTTATCGCTTGCTCTTGGAACCGTCGAAACAACGCTATATGAAATGTCAAATGCATATAATATACTAGCATCTCAAGGACAAAAAACGTTACCGACAACCATTATTTCCATTAAAAATGCGAATGGTGATATCATCTACGAAAATAAAGAAGTCGATAAAAAAGCAGAAACGGTGATTTCCAAAGAAGATGCCTATGTGCTAACAGAAATGATGACGGGTATTTTCGATCCAGTCTTTAGTGATTATTCTCCTGCTACAGGGATTGCTATTCGTTCTCGTATGACTCATACGTATGCAGCAAAATCTGGCTCTACTAATAGTGACCAATGGCTAATCGGGTATACACCGAATTTAACAGCTGGTGTTTGGAACGGCTATGATCAGGGGAAAAACCTATCTGCAAAAGAAGACATGGCTGCTACAAAGCAAATCTGGATTGACTTTATGGAGAATGTCAATAAAGGAACAAAAAATGTAGATTTTTCAAAACCGAAGGACGTTAAAGGAGTCGTAATCGATATTGAAACAGGTAAGCTGGCAACAGATGCCTGTCCAAAGCAACGTCTCGTTTATCTGAATACCCAAGATATTCCGTCAGAAAAATGCACGAACTTCGATATTCTTGATAGCAACACATGGGGAGAATTTTGGAATATTCTACCATTCTCTATTTTTAAAGGCGAAGGATAA
- the speB gene encoding agmatinase has product MRFDEAYSGNVFIKSHPTYEDAQAVIYGMPMDWTVSYRPGSRFGPQRIREVSIGLEEYSPYLDRDLDEVKYFDAGDIPLPFGNAQRSLDEIEKFIVKLLEDGKIPVGMGGEHLVSWPVMKAVSAKYEDLAIIHFDAHTDLRVEYEGEPLSHSTPIRKIAEHIGPKNVYSFGIRSGMKEEFDWAKENGMHISKFEVLEPLKEVLPTLAGRNVYVTIDIDVLDPAHAPGTGTVDCGGITSKELLASIHAIAASGVNVVGFDLVEVAPIYDSSEMTANTASKLLREMILGWVK; this is encoded by the coding sequence ATGAGATTTGATGAGGCTTATTCAGGAAATGTTTTTATAAAAAGTCATCCGACATATGAGGATGCACAGGCAGTAATTTATGGTATGCCGATGGATTGGACAGTTAGTTATCGACCGGGTTCACGCTTCGGTCCACAACGTATTCGTGAAGTATCCATTGGACTTGAAGAATACAGTCCATATTTAGATAGAGATTTAGATGAAGTAAAGTATTTCGATGCAGGGGACATTCCACTACCATTTGGAAATGCACAACGTTCACTAGATGAAATCGAAAAATTCATTGTTAAACTATTAGAAGATGGTAAAATTCCGGTCGGCATGGGTGGCGAGCATTTAGTATCTTGGCCGGTAATGAAGGCAGTTTCTGCAAAATACGAAGATTTAGCAATTATTCACTTTGATGCGCATACAGATTTACGCGTTGAATATGAGGGTGAGCCACTTTCTCACTCAACGCCGATACGTAAAATTGCAGAACATATCGGACCGAAAAATGTATATTCTTTTGGTATCCGTTCAGGCATGAAGGAAGAATTTGATTGGGCAAAAGAAAACGGTATGCATATTTCAAAATTTGAAGTGCTAGAGCCGTTAAAAGAAGTATTGCCAACACTAGCAGGTCGTAATGTATACGTTACAATTGATATAGATGTACTAGACCCAGCACATGCACCAGGTACAGGTACAGTAGATTGTGGAGGTATTACTTCAAAAGAATTACTAGCGTCGATACATGCCATTGCAGCAAGTGGTGTAAATGTAGTAGGCTTTGACCTAGTTGAAGTTGCCCCAATCTACGATTCATCTGAAATGACAGCGAATACAGCGTCAAAATTGCTTAGAGAAATGATTCTAGGCTGGGTGAAATAA
- a CDS encoding DUF3888 domain-containing protein, giving the protein MKKILIILSFFLLSIHINNHQVVAEKPPNEDLYKDALLTLILGNHDSQNEQPDYKLIYDTLITTLFPSIEKEIINYYGYPKQLEDAKILSLTRKHEGSFDFNAEVQVTTFVHAHNPPYGKETMTFNISPFGVKTISFKHEGEKLEKDINEFYKETLSDIKQSFNLNLESYSCYTYNQLQYQTEINNEFKSLFNIAEEIVTNILFPERKIPYKNVIDPVTFIKGNTGYMLFKKSDGTNVIYKVQKKDGNWIVTDKNSKQSNEMDYKLPWYVWKKIKPTD; this is encoded by the coding sequence ATGAAGAAAATCCTGATAATATTATCTTTTTTTCTTCTTAGTATCCATATTAATAACCATCAAGTGGTTGCGGAAAAACCCCCGAATGAGGACTTATACAAAGATGCTTTGTTAACATTAATTTTAGGAAATCATGATTCCCAAAATGAGCAACCTGATTATAAACTTATTTATGATACTTTGATTACAACACTATTCCCCTCCATAGAGAAAGAAATTATTAATTATTATGGCTATCCCAAGCAACTTGAGGATGCTAAAATTCTGAGTCTTACAAGAAAGCATGAGGGAAGTTTTGATTTTAATGCAGAAGTCCAAGTCACAACATTTGTACATGCACATAACCCTCCTTATGGGAAGGAAACAATGACTTTTAATATAAGTCCTTTTGGGGTTAAAACCATTAGCTTTAAACATGAGGGAGAGAAATTAGAAAAGGATATAAATGAATTTTATAAAGAAACACTTTCAGATATAAAACAGTCTTTTAATTTGAATTTAGAGTCTTACTCTTGTTACACATACAATCAATTACAATACCAAACAGAAATAAATAATGAATTTAAATCTCTTTTTAATATTGCAGAAGAAATAGTAACCAACATTTTGTTTCCTGAGAGAAAGATACCCTACAAAAATGTTATTGACCCTGTAACCTTTATAAAAGGCAACACAGGCTATATGCTCTTTAAAAAGTCTGATGGCACAAATGTAATTTATAAAGTACAAAAGAAAGATGGTAATTGGATAGTAACGGATAAAAATAGTAAACAAAGTAATGAAATGGATTATAAATTACCATGGTATGTATGGAAAAAAATTAAGCCTACTGATTAA
- a CDS encoding YwiB family protein, giving the protein MVNEAKSQVNIKLISTIRPIDGESETYEMWLNGHLYEKAESLYLKYEEVQEDKTIRTTMKLGKEQALIMRAGAVKMRLPLNTVEQQIGHYESEFGSMPLVTRTKNMAFTRQAVSGDFYVQYDLLMGGQSVGNYTLDITFTEVQ; this is encoded by the coding sequence ATGGTGAACGAAGCAAAATCGCAGGTGAACATAAAGCTCATATCTACGATTCGTCCGATTGATGGTGAGTCCGAAACGTATGAAATGTGGTTGAACGGGCATTTATATGAAAAAGCAGAGAGTCTGTATTTGAAATATGAAGAGGTGCAGGAAGATAAAACAATCCGCACGACGATGAAGCTAGGTAAGGAACAGGCACTCATTATGCGTGCTGGAGCAGTAAAAATGCGCTTACCACTCAATACTGTGGAACAACAAATTGGACATTATGAAAGTGAATTTGGTTCGATGCCACTCGTGACTAGAACGAAAAATATGGCATTTACAAGGCAGGCAGTAAGCGGAGATTTTTACGTGCAGTACGATTTATTAATGGGTGGACAATCCGTCGGCAATTATACATTAGACATTACATTTACGGAGGTACAATGA